The DNA sequence ATCCGCGCGCGCGGAGACGTTTCGCCCTCGTCAATAAGAGGAGAAAGATGATGGTGAAGCTTACCCGCCCCCTGTTGCGAGCCGCTGCGGCCGCGGGTTTGGTGTTGACGGTCGGCATGCCGGCCGCCTTTGCAGCCATGACCGCAACCACAGTCACGGACCTCAACATCCGCACGGGTCCGGGCCCCCAATATCCGACGGTGGGTCTTGCGACCCGCGGGAGCACCGCAGTCATCGACGGCTGCATCGAAGGCAGCAAATGGTGCCGCATCGATATCGATGGCGTGCGCGGCTGGGTCTATGCGCAGTATCTGACGACCGACTTCGACGGTTCGGCCGTCGTGGTTCAAGAACGTCGCGCCGACCTCGCCATTCCGGCAGTCACCTACGAGGCGCAACCCAATGATCCGGTGATCGTCAGGAGCGGCGATGAGTTGATCGGCCCGGTCGAAGAGATCGATCCGATCGTTCCGCCGGATACCGTGCGCACCTACGTTACGTCGAACCCCGGCGAGACGGTTTATCTCGACGGCGAGGTCGTGGTCGGCGCGGAGCTGCCGCAGACCGTCGCGGTCCAGCGCGTGCCCGACTATGACTACGACTATGTCAGCATCAACGGCCAGCCCGTGCTGGTCGAGCCGGCGACGCGACGCATCGTCTACGTCTATCGGTAAGCATTGATACTCCGGCGACCGGGCGGTCGCCGGAGTCCGAGGGCCTTCGGCAGACGCCTCTCCCACGGCATTGCCGCATGCACGAATCATTCGCTTCACGACGCGAAGACTGAAACCGATCCTTCTTAACGCCGGCGCACCCTTCTCCCTTTGGCGCCACGAAACGCCGATTTCAGCTGAAATCAAACCATTTCAATAGGCTAGGGTACGGTTGCCTGGGCGGTCATTTCATTCAACCTGGGCGGTCATTTCATTCAAATTGACAACAATCCAGATTCGGCTTCAACCTATCGGTGCCGGATCATCGGCTTTTAGTGGCCCGTCCACGACGAGCCACGACACGGAGGGATCAATGGAAGCATTAATGCCTATCATTACCCAATTGATCGCGGGGGCGGCCGGCGGCAACGCGGCCAGCGCAGTGTTGAAGCAGCAGGCATTCGGTGTCGTCGCACGGACCATCGTCGGCGCGATCGGCGGCCTGGGCGGAGGTTTCCTCATTCAGATGCTCGGCGGCGAAGCAGCCGCGACAGGCCTTGCCGTGCAGGCCATCGGCAGTCTCGTCGGCGGTGGCGTGCTGAGCGGTATTGTCGGGCAATTCCTCGGCAAGACGGCCTGAAACCGGCGATCATCTCCGTAGTAAGACAAAAGGCGGCCAATGGCCGCCTTTTCTGCATTCGAACCACTGCATGTTTCCCTCAATCGTAGCCGATTGAAGGACAAAACATGCAGCAATTCAAAGTGCTACAACGACCTTTGCGCGTCTCATAAGACGCGCGGCGCTGTAGGTGCGGAGCCGTTACTCGGCGGCCGCAGCAACCGGATAGACTTCCTTCATGTAGTCGTTCATCAGCGTTTCCGAAATCGTCGCCGGTGTGAAGCGATGGGGACCGATCTCGGAAACCGGCGTCACTTCGGCAGCGGACCCCGTGAGGAAGCACTCGCTGAAGCTCGGCAGTTCGTCCGGCATGATCGCCCGCTCGACAACCTCATAGCCGCGGCGCTTGGCAAGCTCGATGACCGTGCGGCGAGTGATGCCGTCGAGGAAGCAGTCCGGCACCGGTGTGTGGATGACGCCGTCCTTGACGAAGAAGATGTTGGCGCCGGTCGCTTCGGCTACCCGGCCGCGATAGTCCAGCATCATCGCATCCGCATAGCCCTTGGCTTCCGCCGCATGCTTGGAGATGGTGCAGATCATGTAGAGGCCGGCCGCCTTGGACTTCGAAGGTGCCGTCTGCGGATCTGGGCGACGGTACTCGGCGATGTCGAGGCGAATGCCCTTCAGCTTCTCGGCCGGGTTGAAGTAGCTGCCCCATTGCCAGATGGCGATGGCCACGTTGATGCGGTTGTTCTGGGCCGAAACGCCCATGCTTTCGCTGCCGCGCCAGGCGATCGGCCGCACATAGGCCTCGGAGAAGCCCTGGCGCTTCAGAAGCTCGACGCTCGCGGTATCCAGTTCTTCCACCGAATAGGGAATCTTGAAGCCGAGGATACCGGCCGACTGATGAAGGCGCTGGTTGTGCTCGTTCAGCTTGAAGATGCGTCCGCCATAGGCGCGCTCGCCCTCGAAGACCGCGCTCGCATAATGCAGGCCGTGGGTCAGCACGTGAATCTTGGCGTCCTTCCATGCGACGAACTCGCCGTTGAACCAGATTTCTCCGTCCAACTGATCAAAAGGAACCGCTGCCATGGTGTCATCCTCCGGCGCATATACGCCATTCTTAGTTGATTATCGTCCTGCTTTCAGTTTATCGGCAAACTGATTGAGGGAAAATTCAATTTCGTGATTTTGGATTTGCGATCGGAACGGCGCGGCATATCCTTTTGAAGGTGTTGCCAACGCCAAATGTCTCGCTTACCGAGCAAGGACGCTAATGGTGCGGTAAAAATATGTCAATAAAGCTGACGTATTTTTCCGAATGTTTCGCAAGTTGCAATCTGGCTGAAAGGAAATGACCGCGTGGCCGGCCAATCCAAAGAGAACACCCGGTATCTCACCGATGCCGCCGCCGATGATGACACGATCGATTTCGAAATCATCGAGCTGCTCTTCTTTGCCTATCGCGACTTCACCTCCGATCCCGACGCGATCCTTGAAAAGAGCGGCTTCGGACGGGCACACCACCGGGTCGTCCACTTCGTCGACCGCGAGCCCGGCATGACGGTCGCCGACCTCCTGGAGACGCTGAAGATCACCAAGCAGAGCCTGGCGCGCGTGCTCAAGCAATTGATCGATTCGGGCTATATCCGCCAGGAGACCGGCCCTGAAGACCGGCGCCAGCGCATGCTCTATACGACAGAGGAAGGCCAGGCGCTGGCGCGGGCGCTGGCCGAGCCACAGTCCCGCCGCATAGCCGATGCATTGGCAAGAACGGGTCCGGGCGCGCGGGAAACGGTCAAGCGCTTTCTCGCCGGAATGAAGAACGCCGAAGACTGACACGAGGCCCACCGCCGGCAGGCGGCTCGGAAGCCTGGAACCAGGGAAGCGTGGAATGACGACAAAAGCGACTGTCTCGGACGATGCGGCTCACCTTCTGGTCGTTGACGACGACCGGCGCATCCGCGACCTGCTCAACCGCTATCTGGTCGAACAGGGATTTCGCGTGACGACCGCGTCCGATGCGGACGAGGCGCGGCGCAAGCTCGTCGGCCTCGACTTCGATCTCCTGATCGTCGACGTGATGATGCCGGGCGAAAGCGGCATCTCGCTGACCCATAGCCTCCGGCAGATCAAGACCGTGCCGATCCTGATGCTGACGGCGCTGGCGGAATCGAATTCCCGCATCGAAGGCCTCGAGGCCGGCGCCGACGACTATCTGTCGAAGCCCTTCGATCCGCGCGAA is a window from the Ensifer adhaerens genome containing:
- a CDS encoding response regulator, producing MTTKATVSDDAAHLLVVDDDRRIRDLLNRYLVEQGFRVTTASDADEARRKLVGLDFDLLIVDVMMPGESGISLTHSLRQIKTVPILMLTALAESNSRIEGLEAGADDYLSKPFDPRELVLRINNILRRNQPAQAPKVDQVIFGPYTFSVVRKELRRGADHIRLTDREQEIMTLFSQRAGETIPRHELIGDDAEVGERTIDVQINRLRRKIEDDPSNPVWLQTVRGIGYRLSVD
- a CDS encoding DUF1236 domain-containing protein; amino-acid sequence: MVKLTRPLLRAAAAAGLVLTVGMPAAFAAMTATTVTDLNIRTGPGPQYPTVGLATRGSTAVIDGCIEGSKWCRIDIDGVRGWVYAQYLTTDFDGSAVVVQERRADLAIPAVTYEAQPNDPVIVRSGDELIGPVEEIDPIVPPDTVRTYVTSNPGETVYLDGEVVVGAELPQTVAVQRVPDYDYDYVSINGQPVLVEPATRRIVYVYR
- a CDS encoding MarR family winged helix-turn-helix transcriptional regulator; this encodes MAGQSKENTRYLTDAAADDDTIDFEIIELLFFAYRDFTSDPDAILEKSGFGRAHHRVVHFVDREPGMTVADLLETLKITKQSLARVLKQLIDSGYIRQETGPEDRRQRMLYTTEEGQALARALAEPQSRRIADALARTGPGARETVKRFLAGMKNAED
- a CDS encoding branched-chain amino acid aminotransferase, yielding MAAVPFDQLDGEIWFNGEFVAWKDAKIHVLTHGLHYASAVFEGERAYGGRIFKLNEHNQRLHQSAGILGFKIPYSVEELDTASVELLKRQGFSEAYVRPIAWRGSESMGVSAQNNRINVAIAIWQWGSYFNPAEKLKGIRLDIAEYRRPDPQTAPSKSKAAGLYMICTISKHAAEAKGYADAMMLDYRGRVAEATGANIFFVKDGVIHTPVPDCFLDGITRRTVIELAKRRGYEVVERAIMPDELPSFSECFLTGSAAEVTPVSEIGPHRFTPATISETLMNDYMKEVYPVAAAAE